The following proteins come from a genomic window of Populus nigra chromosome 6, ddPopNigr1.1, whole genome shotgun sequence:
- the LOC133695824 gene encoding alpha-1,4 glucan phosphorylase L-2 isozyme, chloroplastic/amyloplastic-like produces the protein MCFCVFTASLETLEPDSASIAASIQYHAEFTPLFSPEHFDLPKAFVATAESVRDSLIINWNATYKYYEKMNVKQAYYLSMEYLQGRALLNAIGNLELSGAYADALKRLGHELEDVAGQEPDAALGNGGLGRLASCFLDSLATLNYPAWGYGLRYKYGLFKQLITKDGQEEVAENWLEMGNPWEIVRNDVSYSVKFYGEVISKPDGSKEWIGGENITAVAYDVPIPGYKTKTTINLRLWSTKVAPNEFDLRAYNAGDHAKACAAIKNAEKICYILYPGDESIEGKILRLKQQYTLCSASLQDIIAHFERRSGKPVNWENFPDKVAVQMNDTHPTLCIPELIRILIDLKGLSWKESWDITQRTVAYTNHTVLPEALEKWSLDLLQKLLPRHVEIIRMIDEELIHTIIAEYGTEDLDLLQHKLKQMRILDNIELPDSVLEFLVKQEESSVVDSIKEVKGSDKETESAAEEQDTDAKDMVTFDPDPNLPKMVRMANLCVVSGSAVNGVAEIHSEIVKNEVFNEFYKLWPEKFQNKTNGVTPRRWIRFCNPDLSKIITKWTGTDDWVLNTEKLSTLAKFSDNEDLQSEWREAKKRNKIKVADFLKEKTGYIVNADAMFDVQVKRIHEYKRQLLNIMGIVYRYKKMKEMSPEERKATYVPRVCIFGGKAFATYVQAKRIVKFITDVGTTVNHDADIGDLLKVVFVPDYNVSVAEVLIPGSELSQHISTAGMEASGTSNMKFAMNGCILIGTLDGANVEIRQEVGEDNFFLFGAEAHEIAGLRKERAEGKFIPDPRFEEVKAFVRNGVFGHYNYEELMGSLEGNEGYGRADYFLVGKDFPSYVECQEKVDEAYKDQKRWTKMSILNTAGSYKFSSDRTIHEYARDIWRIQPVLLP, from the exons atgtgtttttgtgTGTTTACAGCTTCTTTAGAGACCCTCGAACCTGATTCTGCATCTATTGCAGCCAGTATTCAATACCATGCAGAATTCACACCATTATTCTCTCCAGAACATTTTGATCTTCCCAAGGCGTTTGTGGCAACTGCAGAAAGCGTTCGCGATTCGCTAATTATAAATTGGAATGCCACATATAAGTACTACGAGAAGATGAATGTAAAGCAGGCTTATTACCTGTCTATGGAGTATCTACAG GGCAGAGCATTGCTAAATGCCATCGGGAACTTGGAGCTTTCAGGAGCTTACGCTGATGCTTTGAAAAGGTTGGGCCACGAGTTAGAGGACGTAGCTGGACAG GAACCAGATGCTGCACTGGGGAATGGGGGCTTAGGGCGGCTTGCTTCCTGCTTTCTGGATTCGTTAGCAACACTGAATTATCCTGCTTGGGGCTATGGACTCAGGTACAAATATGGCTTGTTCAAACAGCTCATCACAAAAGATGGGCAGGAGGAAGTTGCAGAAAATTGGCTTGAG ATGGGCAATCCATGGGAAATTGTAAGAAATGATGTCTCCTATTCTGTTAAATTCTATGGAGAAGTTATTTCCAAGCCTGATGGAAGTAAAGAatggattggaggagaaaacATCACAGCTGTTGCGTATGATGTCCCAATTCCTGgatataaaactaaaaccacAATAAACCTTAGATTGTGGTCCACTAAAGTTGCACCGAATGAATTTGATTTACGTGCTTATAATGCTGGCGATCATGCCAAGGCGTGTGCAGCTATAAAGAATGCCGAAAAG ATTTGCTACATATTATACCCTGGAGATGAATCAATTGAGGGCAAGATTCTACGGTTGAAGCAACAATATACACTATGCTCTGCATCTCTCCAAGATATCATTGCTCACTTTGAAAGGAGATCAGGGAAGCCTGTAAATTGGGAAAATTTTCCAGATAAGGTTGCAGTGCAAATGAATGACACTCATCCAACACTTTGCATCCCGGAGCTGATAAGAATTTTGATAGATTTGAAGGGTTTGAGCTGGAAGGAATCATGGGATATTACTCAGAG AACTGTTGCATACACAAATCACACAGTTTTGCCTGAGGCTCTGGAGAAATGGAGCTTAGACCTTTTGCAGAAACTTCTGCCACGACATGTTGAGATCATTAGGATGATTGATGAAGAG CTGATTCATACCATAATTGCGGAGTATGGCACAGAGGATCTCGACTTGTTGCAGCATAAGCTAAAGCAAATGAGAATTCTTGATAATATTGAGTTGCCTGACTCAGTTCTAGAATTTTTAGTTAAACAAGAAGAAAGTTCTGTTGTTGACTCCATTAAGGAAGTTAAAGGCTCAGATAAAGAAACTGAATCTGCTGCTGAAGAACAGGACACTGATGCGAAAGATATGGTGACATTTGACCCAGATCCAAATCTGCCAAAGATGGTCCGCATGGCTAATCTATGTGTTGTCAGCGGGTCTGCTGTAAATGGAGTTGCTGAGATTCACAgtgaaatagtaaaaaatgaaGTATTTAATGAGTTCTATAAG TTGTGGCCTGAGAAATTTCAGAATAAAACAAATGGGGTGACACCAAGAAGATGGATTCGTTTTTGCAATCCAGATCTCAGTAAAATCATAACCAAGTGGACTGGAACAGATGATTGGGTCTTAAACACTGAGAAACTGTCGACACTTGCAAAG TTTTCTGATAATGAGGACCTCCAATCTGAGTGGAGGGaagccaaaaaaagaaacaagatcaAGGTTGCGGACTTCCTTAAAGAAAAGACTGGATATATTGTCAATGCTGACGCAATGTTTGATGTACAG GTAAAGCGCATCCACGAATACAAGCGGCAGTTACTGAATATAATGGGAATTGTATATCGctataagaaaatgaaagaaatgagTCCTGAGGAAAGAAAGGCGACGTATGTTCCTAGGGTATGTATATTTGGAGGCAAAGCATTTGCTACATACGTCCAAGCCAAGAGGATTGTGAAATTTATCACAGATGTGGGAACTACTGTTAATCATGATGCAGACATAGGCGACCTTTTGAAG GTTGTCTTTGTACCTGATTACAATGTCAGTGTGGCAGAGGTACTGATTCCAGGAAGCGAGCTTTCGCAGCACATCAG CACGGCTGGAATGGAGGCCAGTGGAACCAGCAATATGAAGTTTGCAATGAATGGCTGCATTCTTATTGGCACCTTAGATGGAGCTAATGTTGAAATAAGGCAAGAGGTCGGCGAAGATAATTTTTTCCTCTTTGGTGCAGAGGCACACGAAATTGCAGGCCTAAGAAAGGAAAGGGCTGAGGGAAAA TTTATCCCTGATCCAAGGTTCGAAGAAGTAAAGGCGTTTGTCAGAAATGGTGTTTTTGGCCATTACAACTATGAAGAACTCATGGGATCCTTGGAAGGAAATGAAGGTTATGGCCGAGCTGATTATTTCCTTGTTGGCAAGGATTTCCCTAGTTATGTAGAGTGCCAGGAGAAGGTTGATGAGGCATATAAAGATCAGAAA AGATGGACAAAAATGTCGATTTTGAATACAGCTGGCTCATACAAGTTCAGCAGTGACAGAACGATTCACGAATATGCAAGAGATATATGGAGGATCCAACCTGTTCTATTGCCTTGA